A window of the Odocoileus virginianus isolate 20LAN1187 ecotype Illinois chromosome 20, Ovbor_1.2, whole genome shotgun sequence genome harbors these coding sequences:
- the LOC139030039 gene encoding interferon lambda-3-like, protein MAPGCTLVLVLMLLTAALSRTGAAPAPSAPRAVPPARGCHVAEFKSLSPQELQAFKTAKDAFEDSLLQKDWNCSARLFPRTRDLKHLQVWERPVALKAELALTLTVLEAMANSSLDHSLERPLLTLRHIHSKLQACVPAQPTAGPRPRGRLHHWLHRLQEAQKKESQDCLEASVMFNLFRLLTQDLKCVAIGDQCV, encoded by the exons ATGGCCCCGGGCTGCACGCTGGTgctggtgctgatgctgctgacCGCGGCGCTGAGCAGGACAGGGGCAGCTCCCGcgccctctgcccccagggccGTCCCTCCTGCCAGGGGCTGCCACGTGGCCGAGTTCAAGTCTCTGTCCCCGCAAGAGCTGCAGGCCTTCAAGACGGCCAAGGATGCCTTT GAGGACTCGCTCCTGCAGAAGGATTGGAATTGCAGCGCCCGCCTGTTCCCCAGGACCCGGGACCTGAAGCACCTGCAG GTGTGGGAGCGCCCCGTGGCTCTGAAGGCAGAGCTGGCCCTGACACTGACAGTCCTGGAGGCCATGGCTAACTCATCCCTGGACCACAGCCTGGAGCGGCCCCTTCTCACGCTGCGGCACATCCACTCCAAGCTCCAGGCCTGT gtcCCAGCTCAGCCCACAGCAGGCCCCAGGCCCCGGGGCCGCCTCCACCACTGGCTGCACCGGCTCCAGGAGGCCCAGAAGAAG GAGTCCCAGGACTGCCTCGAAGCCTCTGTGATGTTCAACCTCTTCCGCCTCCTCACCCAGGACCTGAAATGTGTTGCCATTGGAGACCAGTGTGTCTGA
- the SYCN gene encoding syncollin, with protein MFPLCPLLLTLALAAVPGVRGACPASADLKNANGTRTCAKLYDKSDPYYENCCAGAVLSLESGADLPYLPSDWTNVISSIVVGQRCELTVWSRRGKEGKSRKFSAGSYPRLEEYRRGLFGDWSNAISSVYCSCK; from the exons ATGTTCCCGCTCTGCCCACTGCTGCTGACCCTGGCCCTGGCGGCCGTCCCCGGCGTCCGAGGCGCCTGCCCGGCGTCCGCCGACCTGAAGAACGCCAACGGGACGCGCACTTGCGCCAAGCTCTACGACAAGAGCGACCCCTACTACGAGAACTGCTGCGCCGGCGCCGTGCTCTCCTTGGAGTCGGGCGCCGACCTGCCCTACCTGCCCTCGGACTGGACGAACGTCATCTCCTCGATCGTGGTGGGCCAGCGTTGCGAGCTCACCGTGTGGTCCCGTCGCGGCAAGGAGGGCAAGTCGCGCAAGTTCTCCGCCGGTAGCTACCCGCGCCTGGAGGAGTACCGCCGCGGCCTCTTCGGGGACTGGTCCAACGCCATCTCCTCGGTCTACTGCAG TTGCAAATGA
- the NCCRP1 gene encoding F-box only protein 50: protein MEEVREGPELGGGMEEPASPQEPASPPPPPSPPSPAAPETPGLPAPESPTEAHARQLLLQEWAPPGGSLELPPRLTWKLLFLRRPLYRNLLRSPNPEGINIYEPAPPTGPTQQPLEALGNFRGWHIRTEKLQQNLSWTVKQQCVDLLAEGLWEELLDDEQPRITVMDWFEDSRLDACVYELHVWLLAADRSTVIAQHHVAPRTSGRGPPGHWIQVSHVFRQYGPGVRFVHFLHKTKNRMERGGLRRTRVTDSSVSVQFRE from the exons ATGGAGGAGGTGCGGGAAGGACCGGAGCTCGGCGGCGGGATGGAGGAACCCGCGAGCCCCCAGGAGCCGGCgtcgcctcccccgcccccgtcGCCGCCTTCGCCCGCGGCCCCCGAGACCCCCGGGCTCCCCGCGCCCGAGTCGCCAACCGAGGCCCACGCGCGGCAGCTGCTGCTGCAAGAGTGGGCGCCGCCGGGAGGGAGCCTGGAGCTGCCCCCGCGCCTCACCTGGAAGCTGCTGTTCCTGCGGCGGCCGCTCTACCGCAACCTGCTGCGCTCGCCCAACCCCGAAG GCATCAACATTTATGAGCCAGCTCCCCCTACCGGTCCCACCCAGCAACCCCTGGAGGCTCTGG GCAATTTCCGCGGCTGGCACAtcaggactgagaaactccagcaGAACCTCAG CTGGACGGTGAAGCAGCAGTGCGTGGACCTTCTGGCCGAGGGCTTGTGGGAGGAGCTCCTGGACGATGAGCAGCCGCGTATCACGGTCATGGACTG GTTCGAGGACAGCCGACTGGACGCGTGTGTGTATGAGCTGCACGTCTGGCTGCTGGCCGCTGACCGCAGCACAGTCATCGCCCAGCACCACGTGGCCCCCCGCACCTCCGGGAGAGGCCCTCCCGGCCACTGGATCCAG GTGTCCCACGTATTCCGCCAGTACGGCCCCGGCGTCCGCTTTGTCCACTTCCTGCACAAGACCAAGAACCGGatggagcgtggtgggctgcggCGGACTAGGGTGACCGACTCTTCTGTGTCTGTGCAATTCCGGGAGTGA